ATACCCGAAAAGGGGTAAAAAGAAAATAAAATGCTATATTTATATCCCAAAGGGTATAATCATATAAAGGTTGCCCGAAAGGTGAATCCCGAGATTAAGATTTACGCAATAGAAATAGACCAGAAGGCATTTAAGTTAAATGCAGAACTAATATAAAGAACATATCAAGGTTGTATGGATAAGAAGAATAATATCATACCAGATTCATTGGTTGCCGATGTACGCAACATAATTGAGGAAGGACGCCGACGCGCTTTTGCAGCAGCAGGACAGGTCGCTATTCTGACCTATTGGAATGTCGGTCGACGTATTGTGGAGGAGGAACAACAAGGCAACGCCCGGGCTGACTATGGCAAGGGTCTTATCCCAGCCCTTGCGGATAGGCTTACTGTTGAATATGGTCCAGGATACGGTCGACGTAATTTGGCTTATTATCGCAAATTTTATTTGGAATTCAGCGATTTAGAGATTTTGCACACACGTGTGCAAAATCTGAACTGGTCGCATATTCGTCGCATACTCTCCGTAAGTAATCCAGAAGCCCGTGAATGGTATCTCAAAACTGCAGCAGATGATATGTGGAGTGTCAAGACACTTGACCGCAATATCTCTACGCAATATTTCGAGCGAAGACTTGCCGCACAGCGTGAAGACCTTGCAATCCCTACACCTCAGAATGGAGCCGACCCGATGGAATATATTAAAAATCCTATGGTAGCAGAGTTTATGGGTTTCCATCGTGATAATAACTACTCTGAATCTCAATTAGAGGAGGCTCTTATCGATAATCTTGAAAAATTCATCCTTGAACTTGGACGAGGTTTTGCCTTTGTAGAGAGGCAGCAGCATATTGTTACCGATACAGCCGATTTCTATATCGATTTGGTGTTCTACAATTTCAAGATGAAGCGGTTTGTGATTTTCGAGTTAAAGACGCACAAACTGACTCACCAGGATATCGGGCAGTTGGATATGTATGTGCGTATGTACGACGACTTGGTAAAAGGGGCTGATGACGCACCGACCGTAGGAGTTTTGCTGTGTACTGATACCGACAGCACCATCGCACGATACTCAGTTCTTCACGACAACGACCAACTCTATGCTGCAAAGTATATGACCTATATGCCAACCGAAGATGAATTGCGGAATGAGATTGAGCAACAAAAGCGATTCTTTTTGGAACAGCACGGAAATGAGTAAGCCGGCAAAATAATTTACAAAAATTTAAAAAATCAATCCTGCCCGAATATGCATAGTAAATATTTTTCAGTACCACTTGAACTTTCTTAGACAAACAAACCGCACCCTATAAGGCCATAAAACACCAGCGCGACAAACAAATTTTCGTTGTTTATCGCGCTGATATTTAACTGTTTCATCTAATCAAAATCGACTAATATTCTTCCTCGTTAAAGAAGAAATCTTCCTTACTTGGATAATCAGGCCAGATATCCTCCATGCATTCATAAATCTCACCCTCATCTTCCATTTCTTGTAAATTCTCTATTACCTCTAACGGTGCACCGGAACGCTGGGCATAGTCAATCAACTCATCTTTGGTTGCCGGCCATGGAGCATCTTCCAGTTTCGATGCTAATTCTAATGTCCAATACATAGCTCATCAATTTTATAATCACCTGACGTGATTAGGGTTTCTAATTTTTCCGCAAAAATAGAATTTTATTTTTTAGATACTACTATAATCCCATATAATTTCTTCTCCATTCTGAAGAATACACTCTTTTCTTGCCAGGACAAAGAAATAATCAGATAGCCTGTTGATGAATTTCAACACGTTATCTTCTACCGGAACAGTTTCTGCAAGCCGGTATATTTCCCTTTCCGCCCTACGGCAAACGGTACGGCATACGTGCGCTAAAGAAGCAGGCCGCCCTCCGCCGGGAAGAACAAAATTAGTTTGCTTGGGTAAAGCTCCGTCCAAACGATCTATTTCCTTTTCTATCCGCAGAATACTGTCGTCTGTGACCTTACTTTCTATCCGTAACGCCGTGTTCTCCTGATCGGTTGCAAGATAAGAACCAATTGTAAATAGTTTATGTTGTACAAAATGCAGAAAATCTTTATCATTCTGATCGTTCAATGCGTCTATCAACAATCCGATAAAAGAATTCAACTCATCTATGGAACCGTAACTTTCAAGTCGTTGATGTGCTTTGGATACACGTTGACCTCCTACCAAAGAGGTAGTTCCTTTATCTCCGGTACGAGTATAAATCAGGCTTTTATTCATTTTGCGTATGTTTAAATTTTGACGGGTCAAAAATAAACAATATAATCACGTTTATGAAGTTTCGGATTGAAGAAAATAATTCCCAGCGAATACAGATCTACCGTAACGGTTACCGCCGGATGCCGGCAGGCTTCTCTCC
The genomic region above belongs to Parabacteroides pacaensis and contains:
- a CDS encoding PDDEXK nuclease domain-containing protein — protein: MDKKNNIIPDSLVADVRNIIEEGRRRAFAAAGQVAILTYWNVGRRIVEEEQQGNARADYGKGLIPALADRLTVEYGPGYGRRNLAYYRKFYLEFSDLEILHTRVQNLNWSHIRRILSVSNPEAREWYLKTAADDMWSVKTLDRNISTQYFERRLAAQREDLAIPTPQNGADPMEYIKNPMVAEFMGFHRDNNYSESQLEEALIDNLEKFILELGRGFAFVERQQHIVTDTADFYIDLVFYNFKMKRFVIFELKTHKLTHQDIGQLDMYVRMYDDLVKGADDAPTVGVLLCTDTDSTIARYSVLHDNDQLYAAKYMTYMPTEDELRNEIEQQKRFFLEQHGNE
- a CDS encoding DUF2795 domain-containing protein translates to MYWTLELASKLEDAPWPATKDELIDYAQRSGAPLEVIENLQEMEDEGEIYECMEDIWPDYPSKEDFFFNEEEY
- a CDS encoding cob(I)yrinic acid a,c-diamide adenosyltransferase yields the protein MNKSLIYTRTGDKGTTSLVGGQRVSKAHQRLESYGSIDELNSFIGLLIDALNDQNDKDFLHFVQHKLFTIGSYLATDQENTALRIESKVTDDSILRIEKEIDRLDGALPKQTNFVLPGGGRPASLAHVCRTVCRRAEREIYRLAETVPVEDNVLKFINRLSDYFFVLARKECILQNGEEIIWDYSSI